One genomic region from Nocardia vinacea encodes:
- a CDS encoding class I adenylate-forming enzyme family protein, with product MNFASLPDRRAELDPHGPAVADGSQSLTNAELLDRVQAASHHLRELGIGPGDVVALQLRNRLEFVLLLFAAWRLGATITPVNPSLTDNEVVRQLDDSDARLLVLEDDITPVGGITTLAVGDLHTEVADIPESTSALDLLHRTALEWVQQPQVDSSALALLIYTSGTTGVPKNVMLDHANIDAMALMGVEALEVGPTDRCLLILPLFHVNGIVVSILTPLLAGASVVIAGRFDPRTFFDLVESERPTFFSGVPTIYSILAALPDGVRPDTSSLRFAVCGAAPASAELLTRFEARYGFPLIEGYGLSEGTCGTTINPLAGPRRAGTVGLPFPGQEIRIVDDSGTEVAPGVDGELVVRGPNVMRGYLGRPDDTARVIADGWLHTGDIGHVDAEGYLTLVGRSKDMIIRGGENIYPKEIEDVLVGDHSVLEAAVIGAPDEKWGEIVIAYVQPRPGSTIDPAALKELCARQLTHYKRPTTFLVVDAIPKNAVGKIDKVSLRTAHARAAGS from the coding sequence ATGAATTTTGCTTCTCTGCCCGACCGCCGCGCCGAGCTGGACCCGCATGGGCCCGCGGTCGCCGACGGGTCCCAGTCGCTCACCAATGCCGAGTTGCTGGACCGCGTTCAAGCGGCATCTCATCACCTTCGAGAGCTCGGGATCGGCCCCGGTGATGTCGTGGCCCTTCAGTTGCGCAACCGCCTCGAGTTCGTGCTGCTGCTGTTCGCGGCCTGGCGGCTCGGCGCCACTATCACCCCGGTCAATCCGAGCCTGACCGATAACGAGGTCGTTCGACAGCTCGACGACTCCGATGCCCGCCTGTTGGTGTTGGAGGACGACATAACCCCGGTCGGCGGCATCACCACACTCGCGGTGGGTGACCTGCACACCGAGGTGGCGGACATCCCTGAGTCGACGTCGGCACTGGATCTCCTGCATCGAACGGCGCTGGAGTGGGTACAGCAGCCGCAGGTCGACTCGTCCGCGCTGGCCCTGCTCATCTACACGAGCGGCACCACTGGCGTTCCGAAGAACGTGATGCTCGACCACGCCAACATCGATGCCATGGCGCTCATGGGAGTCGAGGCACTGGAGGTGGGACCGACCGACCGGTGCTTGTTGATCCTGCCACTGTTCCATGTCAATGGGATCGTGGTCAGTATCCTCACGCCGCTGCTCGCCGGTGCGAGTGTTGTCATCGCGGGCCGGTTCGATCCCCGAACCTTCTTCGATCTCGTCGAATCCGAGCGTCCCACCTTCTTCAGCGGGGTGCCGACGATCTACAGCATTCTTGCCGCGCTCCCGGACGGTGTCCGGCCCGATACCTCGTCATTGCGTTTCGCCGTCTGTGGCGCGGCACCAGCCTCGGCCGAGCTACTGACCCGATTCGAGGCCCGATACGGATTTCCCCTCATCGAGGGCTACGGGCTGTCCGAAGGAACATGCGGCACAACGATCAACCCGCTCGCGGGTCCACGCCGCGCCGGGACAGTGGGACTTCCGTTCCCGGGACAGGAGATTCGGATCGTCGACGACTCGGGCACCGAGGTCGCGCCGGGAGTGGATGGCGAGCTCGTCGTGCGCGGGCCCAACGTCATGCGCGGCTATCTCGGCCGTCCGGACGACACCGCGCGCGTCATCGCCGATGGCTGGTTGCACACCGGTGACATCGGCCATGTCGACGCGGAGGGCTATCTGACACTGGTCGGGCGATCGAAAGACATGATCATTCGCGGCGGCGAGAATATCTACCCCAAGGAGATCGAGGACGTCCTGGTCGGCGACCACTCGGTCCTCGAGGCGGCCGTGATCGGCGCACCGGACGAAAAATGGGGCGAGATCGTCATCGCCTACGTCCAACCTCGCCCGGGCTCGACGATCGATCCCGCCGCTCTGAAAGAGCTGTGCGCCCGGCAACTCACCCACTACAAACGCCCGACCACGTTCCTGGTGGTCGATGCCATCCCCAAGAACGCGGTCGGCAAGATCGACAAGGTCTCACTACGGACAGCCCACGCTCGAGCCGCTGGGTCGTGA
- a CDS encoding alpha/beta hydrolase, protein MAAKKPFTRQDVYFSSGTSTCSAWLYLPTGVTAPPVVVLGHGLGATREMRLDAFAERFAKAGIACLAFTYRHFGDSGGQPRQLLSIQRQLDDWDAAIDYVRNRRDVDGARIAVWGSSFGGGHAITVASRHPELRAAVAQCPFTDGLASALALGPVASLKLAPVLFRDLTAMVLGRAPVTIPLAAPPGSPALMNAPDALPGYQALIPNGTTFVNEAAARVIPTIAAYRPGRAAKNITIPILFCVSNTDSVTPPAQTLRYARTAPRGEIKTYDAGHFDFYLGDAFEALVRDQVEFLTRQFAPAPAPSIPEPDRVTSR, encoded by the coding sequence ATGGCCGCCAAAAAGCCCTTCACTCGTCAGGACGTCTACTTCTCCTCCGGTACCAGCACCTGTAGCGCGTGGCTCTACCTGCCGACCGGCGTCACCGCGCCACCCGTCGTCGTCCTCGGTCACGGCCTCGGCGCGACCCGCGAGATGCGGCTGGACGCCTTCGCCGAGCGTTTCGCCAAGGCCGGGATCGCCTGCCTGGCCTTCACCTATCGGCACTTCGGTGACAGCGGCGGCCAACCTCGCCAGCTGCTGTCGATCCAGCGGCAGCTCGACGACTGGGATGCCGCCATCGACTACGTTCGGAATCGCCGGGACGTCGACGGCGCACGAATTGCGGTCTGGGGCAGCTCCTTCGGCGGTGGCCACGCCATCACCGTCGCGTCCCGCCATCCCGAACTGCGGGCGGCCGTGGCCCAATGCCCGTTCACCGACGGTTTGGCCTCCGCGCTCGCGCTGGGCCCGGTCGCCTCGCTCAAACTTGCTCCGGTGCTGTTCCGAGATCTGACGGCCATGGTCCTCGGCCGCGCACCGGTGACGATTCCCCTGGCCGCACCCCCCGGTTCCCCGGCCCTGATGAACGCCCCGGACGCGCTACCCGGCTACCAGGCGCTGATCCCCAACGGGACGACGTTCGTGAACGAGGCTGCCGCGCGGGTCATTCCGACCATCGCCGCCTACCGACCCGGACGTGCGGCAAAGAACATAACCATCCCGATCCTGTTCTGCGTCAGCAACACCGACAGTGTCACGCCGCCCGCGCAGACCCTCCGATACGCGCGCACGGCGCCCCGAGGGGAGATCAAGACCTATGACGCGGGCCATTTCGACTTCTACCTCGGCGATGCCTTCGAGGCGTTGGTGCGTGACCAGGTCGAGTTCCTGACCCGCCAGTTCGCCCCGGCGCCCGCCCCTTCGATTCCCGAACCGGATCGCGTCACATCAAGGTAG
- a CDS encoding enoyl-CoA hydratase/isomerase family protein has translation MRQHSKGHLDIEDRGSVLIARVDGGPHGLFGLEIANQLEALVDRVDGDPSVHAVVFTGAHPERFVSHADVRWLQEGGAAVPPVNRLGASVLARTAKNVDRARLGPLVNRTPMGPAVELERLHTTFLRMNRSGVIFIAALNGSALGLGAEFAWANDLRVMADGDFFIGQPEVLLGIMPGGGGSQRLTRLIGTHKSLVAILEGRPFTPAQALANGAVDDVVPQDQVLARAVELAAHFGSRTKGSVEAIKRAVYFGGSMSLTDGLHVERTEFLGTALSKDGQELMLDYMQSTESNGELPLYNPDIYKQALELGTVPGRRSTNGR, from the coding sequence ATGAGACAACACAGCAAGGGGCACCTCGATATCGAGGACCGCGGCTCCGTTTTGATCGCGCGCGTCGATGGTGGCCCGCACGGGTTGTTCGGCCTCGAGATCGCCAACCAGCTGGAAGCGTTGGTGGACCGCGTCGACGGCGACCCGAGCGTGCACGCGGTCGTCTTCACCGGGGCGCATCCCGAGCGGTTCGTCAGCCATGCCGATGTCCGCTGGCTGCAGGAGGGAGGCGCTGCGGTGCCCCCGGTCAACCGACTCGGGGCCTCCGTCCTCGCTCGTACCGCCAAGAATGTGGACCGGGCCCGCCTGGGCCCCTTGGTGAACCGCACCCCGATGGGGCCCGCGGTCGAACTCGAGCGCCTGCACACGACGTTCCTGCGGATGAACCGCAGCGGCGTCATCTTCATCGCCGCTCTCAACGGTTCGGCTCTCGGCCTCGGGGCGGAGTTCGCCTGGGCGAACGACCTTCGGGTGATGGCCGACGGCGACTTCTTCATCGGCCAACCGGAGGTCCTCCTCGGCATCATGCCGGGCGGCGGTGGCAGCCAGCGCCTGACTCGCCTGATCGGCACTCACAAGTCCTTGGTCGCGATCCTCGAAGGTAGGCCGTTCACGCCCGCGCAAGCACTCGCCAACGGGGCCGTCGACGACGTGGTCCCACAGGACCAGGTCCTCGCGCGGGCGGTCGAACTCGCAGCCCACTTCGGCTCGCGGACAAAGGGATCGGTCGAAGCCATCAAGCGAGCGGTGTATTTCGGCGGGTCGATGTCGCTGACGGACGGCCTGCACGTCGAGCGCACCGAGTTCCTGGGCACCGCGCTGTCGAAAGACGGTCAAGAACTGATGCTCGACTACATGCAGAGCACTGAATCCAACGGTGAACTCCCCCTCTACAACCCGGACATCTACAAGCAAGCGCTCGAACTGGGCACTGTGCCCGGCCGTCGCTCGACGAACGGACGATGA
- a CDS encoding TetR/AcrR family transcriptional regulator: MRNVSEDSSSDSVPERLVKATIGLLAEQGPSAIKARTVASATGLSTMVVYSHFGGIPELVRAVVDRGFKDLDLAFSRMPVTADPIADLFTMALTCRRVARENPHLYDLMFGLSTRATYRPMGDSDIRFSGRSPAFRDAYAHMVEACQRLLDSGRIEQQEPEVVAAQLWSFVHGYITLELAEHFADFSDAVVQVMLPMGVNLSVGLGDERERAQASHAAALHSYDALNPRPIHPR, encoded by the coding sequence ATGAGGAACGTGTCAGAAGATTCGTCCAGCGACAGCGTGCCGGAGCGGCTCGTCAAGGCGACCATCGGTCTGCTGGCCGAGCAGGGCCCTTCGGCCATCAAGGCGCGGACGGTGGCGTCGGCGACGGGGCTGTCGACGATGGTTGTCTACAGCCACTTCGGTGGGATTCCCGAACTTGTTCGAGCCGTCGTGGACCGGGGATTCAAGGACCTCGACCTGGCATTTTCCCGGATGCCGGTGACCGCGGATCCGATCGCGGATCTCTTCACGATGGCGTTGACATGCCGGCGGGTCGCCCGGGAGAACCCACACCTCTATGACCTGATGTTCGGTCTGTCCACGCGCGCGACATATCGGCCGATGGGGGATTCCGACATACGTTTCAGCGGGCGGTCGCCAGCCTTCCGGGACGCCTACGCGCACATGGTCGAAGCGTGCCAGCGGCTCCTGGACTCCGGCAGAATCGAGCAGCAGGAACCCGAAGTCGTCGCCGCCCAGTTGTGGAGCTTCGTGCACGGCTATATCACCCTCGAGCTGGCTGAGCACTTCGCCGATTTCAGCGATGCGGTTGTGCAGGTGATGCTGCCGATGGGCGTGAACCTTTCGGTCGGACTCGGCGATGAGCGGGAACGGGCACAGGCCTCGCATGCGGCGGCACTGCACTCTTACGACGCGCTCAATCCTCGGCCGATACATCCTCGATGA
- a CDS encoding SDR family oxidoreductase translates to MQRSLAGRRLVVTGAARGIGEKVARLAAARGARVALIGLEPEKLRALAADLGPTACWREADVRDGTALRSAIDDCAEIMGGIDFLVANAGVAAYGTVRQMDEASFDRVLDINLNGVFRTLKHATPHLERTRGHVLVIASALSFMPLAGMASYAASKAGVEILTLTYRQEVAHLGITVGVVHPSWIDTDLVRGAEADLPSFQGIREKLPYPGNVTTSVDEAATAIVDGLARRRARVYVPRAVAVANWAKGAVNSPLTWRWARRFAAELVPTMEREVAALGRHDQLTPGADKTRPAQHP, encoded by the coding sequence ATGCAACGAAGCTTGGCAGGTCGACGACTGGTAGTTACCGGAGCAGCACGCGGCATCGGGGAAAAGGTGGCACGTCTTGCCGCCGCCCGCGGCGCGCGCGTGGCCTTGATCGGACTCGAGCCCGAAAAATTGCGCGCACTAGCTGCCGACCTTGGTCCCACCGCATGTTGGCGGGAGGCCGACGTGCGCGATGGCACCGCGCTGCGATCAGCAATCGATGACTGCGCGGAGATCATGGGTGGCATCGACTTCCTTGTCGCCAATGCCGGAGTAGCGGCCTACGGGACCGTGCGGCAGATGGACGAGGCGTCGTTCGATCGAGTTCTGGACATCAACCTCAACGGCGTCTTCCGCACCCTCAAGCACGCGACACCGCATCTCGAGCGCACCCGAGGTCACGTGCTGGTCATCGCGTCCGCACTGTCCTTCATGCCCCTGGCAGGAATGGCCTCCTACGCTGCGAGCAAAGCCGGAGTCGAAATACTCACCCTGACGTACCGCCAAGAGGTGGCGCACCTCGGTATCACGGTCGGCGTGGTCCACCCCTCGTGGATCGACACCGATCTCGTCCGAGGTGCGGAAGCGGACCTCCCCTCTTTCCAGGGAATACGCGAAAAGCTGCCCTATCCGGGCAATGTCACCACGAGCGTCGACGAGGCAGCCACCGCGATCGTCGATGGACTCGCGCGCCGGCGTGCCCGCGTCTACGTACCGCGCGCGGTCGCTGTGGCCAACTGGGCGAAAGGCGCCGTGAACTCACCGCTGACCTGGCGTTGGGCGAGGCGCTTCGCGGCCGAACTGGTTCCGACCATGGAGCGTGAGGTCGCGGCACTGGGGCGTCATGACCAACTCACGCCGGGAGCCGACAAAACCCGTCCGGCACAACACCCGTAA
- a CDS encoding TetR/AcrR family transcriptional regulator, with protein sequence MPKPSKEAATRLTPDQIVERLVEAATRLLAEKGPSQIKARSVAEAAQVSTMAVYYHLGGVPELLRAVVEQGFRDLGRTLVAVPPSEDPVTDLFAMALAYRGFAQDNPHLYDAMFGLSTRGSYRALETLNSGAIRRSKEFQSDYAHLVETCARLVRSGRVRSDEDPDAIATQLWSCVHGFITLELGGSFTHVPDPVRLILQPMTVNLLVGLGDTAASANASETTASRSLSIDSN encoded by the coding sequence ATGCCGAAACCAAGCAAGGAAGCCGCCACTCGATTGACGCCAGATCAGATCGTCGAACGGCTGGTCGAGGCGGCCACGAGACTGCTCGCCGAGAAGGGGCCGTCGCAGATCAAGGCACGGTCGGTGGCCGAGGCCGCGCAGGTATCGACAATGGCGGTGTACTACCACCTCGGTGGCGTGCCCGAGCTACTCCGAGCCGTCGTCGAGCAAGGATTCCGAGACCTCGGCCGAACCCTCGTCGCAGTTCCACCGAGCGAAGATCCGGTCACCGATCTGTTCGCGATGGCGCTGGCCTATCGCGGGTTCGCCCAAGACAATCCGCACCTCTACGACGCGATGTTCGGCCTCTCGACACGTGGAAGCTATCGAGCACTGGAAACCTTGAACTCCGGCGCCATCAGACGCTCCAAGGAATTCCAGTCGGACTACGCACATCTGGTCGAGACATGCGCTCGACTCGTACGCAGCGGCCGCGTTCGCAGCGACGAGGACCCCGACGCCATCGCCACCCAACTCTGGAGTTGCGTTCACGGATTCATCACGCTGGAATTGGGCGGTTCCTTCACCCACGTCCCCGACCCCGTCCGCTTGATACTGCAACCGATGACAGTGAACCTGCTGGTCGGGTTGGGCGACACCGCCGCGTCTGCGAACGCCTCCGAGACCACCGCGTCGCGCTCGCTGAGCATCGACTCGAACTAG
- a CDS encoding enoyl-CoA hydratase/isomerase family protein — MSQTRPGAQRIQIEELDGGVILARFVGNQLGLFGRADAPELFELVERADRDPDVRVVVFTGSHPGRFISHADLAWLQEDGSVIPPVGRGITNVVARIAHLFGRNKLTRWVARKTPLTGAVQLDLMHETLLRMGTSSTIFVAALNGSVLGVGAEISWACDLRLMADGDYFIGHPEVLLGFAPGAGGTQRLPRLIGSHRALVAILEGKPFPAEEALAIGAIDEIVPADRLISRAVERGTHLAARPTEAIAAIKRAVNVGGSLSMAQGLHLERTEFLASLPQRQPQEIMLRYLRETADSGELPLYRPGGYDAALRHGSAALGTTTRK; from the coding sequence ATGTCGCAGACACGCCCCGGGGCGCAACGCATCCAGATCGAGGAACTCGACGGCGGGGTTATCCTTGCGCGGTTCGTCGGCAATCAGCTGGGCCTGTTCGGCCGCGCTGATGCTCCCGAATTGTTCGAGCTCGTCGAGCGCGCCGACCGCGATCCCGACGTACGCGTGGTGGTGTTCACCGGGTCGCATCCGGGGCGGTTCATCAGCCATGCCGATCTGGCGTGGCTGCAGGAAGACGGTTCGGTCATACCGCCGGTGGGCCGCGGCATCACAAATGTGGTGGCGCGGATCGCCCATCTGTTCGGCCGCAACAAGCTCACCCGATGGGTGGCGCGGAAGACGCCGTTGACCGGGGCGGTCCAGCTCGATCTCATGCACGAGACCTTGCTCCGTATGGGCACCAGCTCCACGATCTTCGTGGCGGCCCTCAACGGATCGGTGCTCGGTGTCGGCGCCGAGATCTCGTGGGCCTGTGACCTGCGATTGATGGCCGACGGCGACTATTTCATCGGACATCCGGAAGTGCTGCTCGGTTTTGCGCCCGGCGCCGGTGGCACCCAGCGCCTGCCTCGGCTCATCGGTTCACACCGGGCGCTGGTCGCGATCTTGGAGGGCAAGCCTTTCCCGGCCGAGGAAGCACTGGCGATCGGAGCGATCGACGAGATCGTCCCCGCCGACCGGCTCATTTCCCGGGCCGTAGAACGAGGCACACATCTCGCGGCCCGGCCGACCGAGGCGATCGCCGCCATCAAGCGGGCGGTGAATGTCGGTGGATCGCTGTCGATGGCGCAGGGCCTGCACCTCGAACGCACCGAATTCCTGGCATCGCTGCCGCAGCGGCAGCCGCAGGAGATCATGCTGCGCTACCTGCGCGAGACCGCGGACAGCGGTGAGTTGCCGCTGTATCGGCCCGGCGGATACGACGCGGCCCTTCGGCATGGCAGTGCCGCGCTCGGCACCACAACCAGGAAGTGA
- a CDS encoding alpha/beta hydrolase yields MARKAIHKFRRRTVDFPSGDTFCSAWLYLPDVAVDKPVPVVVMGHGLGATREMGLAPYAERFAAAGLAVLVFTYRNLGDSGGAPRQVLSMPQQLADWDAALEYAVGLPEIDRARVAVWGSSLGGGHAISVAARHPELRAAVAQCPFTDGLASAGGLGLRETLVLLRVVARDLLAAARGEDPISVPVAAAPGQMALMNAPDALPGMQALLPPGYQWINHAAARSVASLIRYRPGRSAKRIAAPILICISATDSVAPPKQTERYARQAPRGDVRLYDAGHFGFYLGEAFEQLVADQTEFLVRHLQPASVIGTVR; encoded by the coding sequence ATGGCCCGAAAAGCAATACACAAATTCCGTCGCCGGACCGTGGATTTCCCCTCCGGCGACACCTTTTGCTCGGCCTGGCTGTATCTGCCGGACGTCGCCGTCGATAAGCCGGTGCCCGTGGTCGTGATGGGGCACGGTCTCGGTGCCACTCGGGAGATGGGACTGGCACCCTACGCCGAGCGATTCGCCGCGGCCGGGCTGGCGGTACTGGTGTTCACCTACCGCAATCTCGGCGACAGCGGCGGCGCGCCACGTCAGGTGCTGTCGATGCCCCAGCAGTTGGCCGACTGGGACGCCGCGCTCGAATACGCGGTCGGCCTGCCGGAAATCGACCGTGCCCGGGTCGCGGTGTGGGGCAGCTCCCTCGGTGGCGGACATGCCATTTCGGTCGCCGCCCGGCATCCGGAACTTCGCGCGGCGGTCGCCCAATGTCCATTCACCGACGGACTTGCTTCGGCGGGTGGGCTGGGGCTGCGGGAGACGCTGGTGCTGTTGCGCGTCGTGGCCCGCGACCTGCTGGCGGCGGCACGGGGTGAGGATCCAATCTCGGTTCCGGTCGCGGCGGCACCCGGCCAGATGGCCCTGATGAACGCACCCGATGCACTGCCCGGCATGCAGGCACTGCTGCCTCCCGGATACCAGTGGATCAACCATGCCGCGGCCCGCAGCGTCGCGAGCCTGATCCGGTATCGGCCGGGCCGATCGGCCAAGCGCATCGCCGCGCCGATCCTGATCTGTATCAGCGCAACCGATTCGGTCGCCCCGCCCAAGCAGACCGAGCGCTACGCGCGCCAGGCACCGCGCGGCGATGTTCGGCTCTACGACGCCGGACATTTCGGCTTCTACCTCGGGGAGGCGTTCGAGCAACTGGTCGCCGATCAAACGGAGTTCCTGGTCCGCCACCTGCAGCCGGCGTCGGTCATCGGGACGGTGCGGTAG
- a CDS encoding DUF169 domain-containing protein, translating to MSTFAVSARRLSELLGLAETPVAVSFDVTTNAPGPVPAQPAGCCFWTPAQQQRLDTVAADHAHCSVGSYTHGLIPLEQAAAGADTAALVGSGWVGEADLMTAAALPFRPSSITYQPLAEAENPAVVLVKLSPTALMTLLGAVPDLTLARKPQCVIVPLAHAGQVAVSPGCAVSRTRTNLPEDELTCALPAGELASILDRLEASTAADRAVSEFAAADMASNFSPA from the coding sequence ATGAGCACGTTTGCTGTATCGGCCCGTCGATTGTCCGAGCTTCTCGGGCTTGCCGAAACACCTGTTGCGGTGAGCTTCGACGTCACCACGAACGCGCCTGGTCCGGTGCCGGCCCAACCGGCCGGATGCTGCTTCTGGACACCGGCGCAGCAGCAACGCCTCGACACCGTCGCGGCCGATCACGCGCATTGCAGCGTCGGCAGCTACACGCACGGACTGATCCCGCTGGAACAGGCCGCCGCGGGCGCGGACACCGCCGCCCTGGTCGGTAGCGGCTGGGTCGGTGAGGCCGATCTGATGACCGCCGCGGCACTGCCCTTCCGCCCGTCCTCGATCACCTATCAACCGCTGGCCGAGGCCGAAAACCCAGCTGTGGTCCTGGTAAAACTCTCGCCGACCGCCCTGATGACTTTGCTCGGCGCCGTCCCAGATCTCACCCTGGCACGCAAGCCGCAGTGCGTGATCGTCCCCCTCGCCCACGCCGGCCAGGTCGCGGTGAGTCCCGGTTGCGCGGTCAGCCGGACCCGAACCAACCTCCCCGAGGATGAGTTGACCTGCGCGCTTCCGGCCGGTGAGCTCGCGTCGATCCTCGACCGGCTGGAAGCCTCCACTGCTGCGGACCGGGCCGTGAGCGAGTTCGCGGCCGCTGACATGGCCAGCAATTTCTCCCCGGCGTGA
- a CDS encoding ABC transporter permease: protein MLSAAAVAPRAVGEFFATVLDTGRMLPRRPFQFREYVHQAWFIASVSILPTLLIAIPFCVMVIFQINVLLNEIGAIDLSGAGAGIAVIREIGPVATVLVVAGAGATAICADLGARTIREEIDAMRVLGIDPIQRLVVPRVLASTTVALFLNGLVTAVGLTGGYLYAVYLQGATPGQFITAIPLLTGIPDLLVSELKAGVFGLLAALVACHLGLHAKGGPKGVGDAVNQTVVFSFVLLFLANSIITTLWLQ, encoded by the coding sequence ATGCTGTCTGCGGCAGCGGTCGCCCCGCGCGCGGTGGGGGAGTTCTTCGCAACCGTCTTGGATACCGGGCGGATGCTGCCGCGGCGGCCCTTCCAATTCCGGGAGTACGTGCACCAGGCATGGTTCATCGCCAGTGTCTCGATCTTGCCGACCTTGCTGATCGCGATCCCGTTCTGCGTGATGGTGATCTTCCAGATCAACGTGCTGCTCAACGAGATCGGCGCCATCGATCTATCCGGCGCCGGCGCCGGTATCGCGGTGATCCGCGAGATCGGACCGGTCGCAACGGTTTTGGTTGTCGCCGGGGCCGGAGCCACCGCGATCTGCGCCGATCTCGGCGCCCGCACCATCCGCGAGGAGATCGACGCCATGCGGGTGCTCGGGATCGATCCGATTCAACGGCTGGTCGTGCCGCGGGTACTCGCCTCCACGACGGTCGCGCTATTTCTCAACGGGCTCGTGACGGCAGTCGGCTTGACCGGTGGCTACCTCTACGCGGTGTATCTGCAGGGCGCGACTCCCGGCCAGTTCATCACCGCAATTCCCTTGTTGACCGGGATACCGGATCTGTTGGTCAGTGAGCTCAAGGCTGGGGTGTTCGGGTTGCTGGCCGCGCTGGTCGCCTGCCATCTGGGTCTGCACGCCAAAGGCGGGCCGAAGGGAGTCGGTGACGCCGTCAATCAGACCGTCGTCTTCAGCTTCGTCCTGCTCTTCCTGGCCAACTCCATCATCACCACGCTGTGGCTGCAATGA
- a CDS encoding ABC transporter permease, whose translation MTTTSKEPGAIELLRQKSWGRRLTATATRPVDAVGGLGHQLSFHLHGIGWIPRTLRRYRGEVVRLIAEVSLGTGALAVIGGTVVIVGFLTAAAGYEVGQQGSNSLGRVGVEAMSGFISAFFNTREAIPVVAGVALTATVGAGFTAQLGAMRVSEEIDALEVMSIPAVPYLVTTRILAGLIAIMPLYGIALFMGYASTQFVSIVLSGQSPGTYEHYFNVFLVPSDVVWSLVKVIVFSVVIMSVHCYHGYHASGGPAGVGVAVGRAVRTSLIAIMIVDLIIGVAVYGGVHSTVRVSG comes from the coding sequence ATGACCACCACCAGCAAAGAGCCGGGGGCGATCGAGCTGCTCCGGCAGAAGTCGTGGGGACGCCGGCTCACCGCGACCGCGACGCGTCCGGTCGACGCGGTAGGCGGCCTCGGCCACCAGCTGTCGTTCCATCTGCACGGAATCGGTTGGATTCCGCGCACGCTGCGCCGCTACCGCGGTGAGGTCGTCCGCCTCATCGCCGAGGTGAGCCTCGGTACCGGTGCGTTGGCGGTGATCGGCGGAACCGTCGTCATCGTCGGATTCCTCACCGCCGCAGCCGGTTACGAGGTGGGCCAGCAGGGCAGTAACTCGCTGGGGCGGGTCGGTGTCGAGGCGATGTCGGGGTTCATTTCCGCGTTCTTCAATACGCGCGAGGCGATTCCGGTGGTCGCGGGAGTCGCGTTGACCGCGACCGTCGGTGCCGGATTCACCGCGCAACTCGGTGCGATGCGGGTGAGCGAGGAGATCGACGCACTCGAGGTGATGTCGATTCCCGCGGTCCCCTATCTGGTCACGACCCGCATCCTGGCCGGACTGATCGCGATCATGCCGCTGTACGGCATCGCGCTGTTCATGGGTTACGCGTCGACGCAGTTCGTCAGCATTGTGCTGTCCGGGCAGTCGCCGGGCACCTACGAGCACTACTTCAACGTCTTTCTCGTACCGAGCGATGTGGTGTGGTCGCTGGTGAAAGTCATTGTGTTCTCAGTTGTCATCATGTCGGTGCACTGCTATCACGGCTACCACGCCTCCGGCGGCCCCGCCGGGGTGGGGGTGGCGGTCGGCCGGGCGGTGCGCACCTCGTTGATCGCGATCATGATCGTCGACCTGATCATCGGCGTCGCGGTCTACGGTGGTGTCCACTCGACGGTGCGGGTGTCCGGATGA